TTCCTGGTCAGTGAAACCCAAGAGGTGCTTCACATTTTTGGCGATGCCACCCAGTTTTTACGCCCGGCGACCGGACGCCCCAGCGCTTCCTTCACCAAACTCCTTGACGAAGATCTTGCGCGCGCGATCACCACGGGCATTCATCGTGCCAGCCGGACGCGAGCGCCCGTACAGTATGGCGGCATCCAGCACCAGACGGACGCAGGCAGTCAGGCGCTCACGATCAAAATCAGGCCGCTTCGGAACACACGGACCAATTCGACGTTTTACTTTGTGTACATCGAGCGTTCACCGGCCATGCAACTTCTGCAAGAACCGCTCACGGATCCCTCCACTTTCGCCACCGTCTCGACTGACCAGTTCACCGACTTACAGTCCGAACTCGAATACACCAAGGAAACGCTCCAAACGACGAACGAAGAGCTGGAAACCAGCAACGAAGAATTGCAGGCCGCCAACGAGGAATTGGTGTCGTCAAACGAGGAACTGCAGAGCACCAACGAGGAGCTATTAAGCACCAACGAAGAACTGCAAAGCGCGAACGAGGAATTGCAATCGGTCAACGAAGAACTCCACACGGTCAATTCTGAATTTCAGCAAAAAATCCTTGAACTCACACAGCTCACCTCGGATATGGACAATCTACTGACAAGCTCAGAGATCGCAACGATCTTCCTCGACAATTCGCTCTCGGTCAGAAAGTTCACGCCTGCCGTGTCGACCATGATGCACTTGTTGCCGCGCGACCTTGGCCGGCCGATCGCCCACATCAATCACCAAATTCAGTTGGGGAAGGAACAGTTGGCAGACCTCTGCCAGCATGTCTATGACACGAAGGAGCTACTGGAACGAGAGACGCCGTGTGGGACCGACAAGTGGCTATTCATGAGGATCTTGCCCTATTTCGATGAATATCAGCACGTCCAGGGTGTGGTACTCACCTTCATGGAGATCACACCACTCAAGAAAACCGAGTTAACGCTCAAATCCTACACGGCCAAGCTCGAGGCGAGCAATCAAGACTTGCAAGACTTTGCCTTTGTCGCTTCCCATGACCTCCATGAACCATTGCGAAAGATCATCAGTTTTCACGAACAATTAAGCCAGGAGCTCAGCGACGTTCAACTGACTCCGGAAGCCAAAGATTTCCTGGCTCGAAGCACCAACGCCGCGTCCCGCATGCATACCATGATTCAGGACCTGCTCGCATTCTCCCGCATCCATTCCCGTGGCAAAGAACTCACGAAACAGAACTGTAACGATGCGCTCAAACGCGCGATCGAGAATCTTCAGATGACCATCGAAGAAAAACACGCCATCATCACTCACGAACTTCTGCCCACTCTCCCCATCGACCTCGGACAGATCACGCAATTGTTCCAGAATCTCCTCTCGAATGCCATCAAATTCTGCGAAGGATACACACCGATGATCCAGATTTCCGTCTCCCACCAGGACAACCATTGGCTCTTCACCGTCAAGGATAACGGCATCGGCATGTCCAGCCAGTATCGACACAAAATCTTCGTGATCTTCCAGCGCCTTCACGGAAAGTCCAAGTACCCCGGCAGCGGCTTAGGGCTGGCCATTTGCAAACGAATCGTCGAACGGCATGGCGGGCAAATTTGGGTTGAATCGGAAGAGGGCCAGGGAAGCACGTTTTATTTCACACTCCCAACCTAGCATTCACGGAGGCGGACCAGAGACAAGAAACCACTCGTGACCGGTCTCGTGCTCCCCTTCCCGCCTCACCTACCGGCTTTTGGCTTTTTCTCTGGTAATGTGCTACTATTCGACATTCTTATTTTTATCGTTCTTACGCTTCATTGGTTCTAGTTATTTCCTAATCTTTTCCTCCGTTTTCCTTCATACCGTCCTACTGTATTGATGACGGACATCTCTATTTTCCCAGCATGACTGTGTCCGTTTTGACCTGACGATCATGTACCGCGTGTAGGTGCCCCACTCTTACGTCTTTACGCCACTTCACGAAGGGTTTCTGGAGGTGCGTGAGAGGATAGTATATGTCTTATCGCTTATTGCTCATCGAAGATGATCCAGAAGACGTGCTCATCTTGAAACGTCTTCTTCAAGAAACCAACGGGCAGGCTTGGCTTCAGACTGAATCGACGGTGGAAGATGGCCTGTTGTACCTTCAATCCGAAAAGCCAGATGTAATTCTGCTCGACCTGTTCCTTCCTGATAGCCGTGGATTGGATACCTTTCAACAGCTTCACGACGATTTCGCCAGTATCCCGATCATTGTCCTGACCGGGCATACCGATGAAGAACTGGGCGTGGAAGCCCTCAAAATCGGAGCACAAGACTTCCTGACAAAGGGAGATTTCAATTCGCAAATGCTCGGCAGGAGCATTCGGTATGCCATCGAGCGCCACCAGCTCAAAATGCTGGCCAAGCAGCGGCAGGACCAGGCGGAAGCCGAGCTTCAGGCTCTGTTTCGTCTGGTCAAACACAGGGAAAATCAGGTCACGACCGAACAATACGCAGAACCGTTGATTGAAGACAGCTCACCTGCCCTCTTTCATCATGTGAAGCATCAGTTCGTCCAGACGCTTGAGCGTGCGCTGGAAGAACAAAAGTACAAGACGGAATCCCAAGTCTCGAGTAATCTCAACCGAATCGCGCAACGACTGGGGACACTCCACGCAGGTCCCCGAGATGTCGTGAACGTCTACCGTGCAGCCTTACAGGAGCTCACGACATCCTCTCAACCTGAAAAGGCTCGCGCCTATGTCGAAGAAGGACGAATGTTGGTTTTACGGTTAATGGGAGAGGTCCTTTCTTATTATCGGCGCCACAGCCTGAAGCACCTCACGCCGGCAAAGAGTGCTGAGGCCTCTCAACCCCTTCACCACTCATCACGCTGAGCCCGTGATGGGCAAGGAGCCAGGACCTATGAAATCGTTCCTGAAACTCTACATAACAGGACACTCGGTCAAAAGCCAGGAAGCCATCCGGACCCTGCATAGGATTTGTCATGATGAATTTCGCGAGGACTATGAGATTGAAATCATTGACGTTCTGGAGAATCCTCAACTCGCGGAAGACGAACGGATCCTCGCGACGCCCACGGTCGTCAAAGAATTACCCCCTCCTATTCGTCGAGTCATCGGCGATCTCTCGGAACGCGAAAAAGTACTCATGGGCTTAGACCTTGTTTCATCTTCCATCCCAGTGTTGTCACATGAAAAAGGAGGCCACGTGGCATGATTCCAACAGGATGTACTGAAATTGCCAAAGACCCGACTGGCATCCCGGGGTTCGATCTCATTACGTATGGAGGCCTGCCGCGGAACCGAACGGTCTTAGTCTCTGGCACGGCGGGAAGCGCCAAAACCGTCCTGGCCGCGCAATTTCTTGCGGAAGGCATTCAGCAATTTGATCACCATGGCGTGTTTGTGACGTTTGAAGAAACCCCAGACGATATTCGTAAAAATTTAGTCGGATTCGGCTGGAACATTCAGGAATGGGAAGAGGAGGAAAAATGGTGTTTCGTGGATGCCAGTCCAACGCTGAACGGACATACGGTCATATCCGGCCAGTTCGACATGGGCGCCCTCCTGGCCCGCATTGAACATGCGATCGGCAAGGTTGGCGCGAAGCGCGTGTCATTGGACTCGATCGGGTCGATTCTCGGTCGATTTCCAGATACGCACCTCGTCCGCAGCGAGCTTCTCCGGATTGCGGCGGCGCTGAAACTGCTCAATGTCACGGCCCTGATGACGAGCGAACGCGTCGATGAATACGGGCACATCAGCCGGTACAATGTCGAAGAGTTTATCGCGGACAATGTCATTATTTTACGGAACACGCTTCAGGACGAAAAACGCCGACGAACGATCGAGGTCCTGAAATTCCGGGGAACCAACCATCAAAAGGGTGAATACCCCTTCACGGTCCGGTCGGGGGAAGGTATCGTCATTCTCCCGCTGTCCGCGATGGAATTGACCCAAAAATCCACGACCGTTCGCATTTCTTCCGGCAATCAGGATCTGGACAATATGTGCGGTGGCGGATTCTTTCGCGACTCCATTCTCCTCATCACGGGCGCGACCGGATGCGGCAAAACGTTGTTGACGAATGTCTTTATGCGGGCCGGCGCGGAAAGCCAGGAACGATGTTTACTCCTGGCATTTGAGGAAAGCCGCGATCAAGTCGTCCGCAATGCGTCTGGATGGGGTATCAACTTCGAAGAAATGGAGAGTGATGGCTACCTGAAAGTCATCTGCACCTATCCTGAACACAATAATCTCGAGGATCATCTCATCCAGATAAAAAAGCTCATCGACCAGTACCAACCCACACGCCTAGCAGTCGACAGTCTCTCAGCGCTACACAGGGTTTCGAGCCCCAAGGGGTTTCGAGAGTTCGTGGTGGGCCTGACCTCTCACGTGAAGGCGCACCAAATCGCCAGCCTGTTTACCTCCACGGCCAATTATGGACTGAATGGGAACTCGACCGTGACCGCCGACCATATTTCAACCATTACTGACTCCATTATCCTGCTTCGGTATGTAGAGTTTTTCGGCGAAATGCATCGTGGGCTCACTGTGCTCAAAATGCGCGGGTCCTACCACGATAAACAAATTCGGGAATTTACGATTGACGATTATGGCATCCATATCGGACGCCCCTTTCGGCATGTCACCGGAATTCTACGCGGCAATCCGCAACATTTACCGCAATCTGAGATCGATCGCCTCGGAGCTTTGTTCGAAGAGGAATCGAGTTAGGACTCTCTTTGACTTATTGACGAAAACACGCCTTGTTGTCGATCATCGAGGCTCATGTATTCTTCATGGCTCCCCACCCTTCACATCACCGGCCCAGTGAACAAGAATTCCGCGCGCTGGTGGAGCATAATATCGATGGCATGGTCATCATCGCCGATGATAGCCGCATCAGCTTCGTCAATGCCGCCGCGTGCCGGCTTTTCCATCGAACCGCCGAAGAACTGCTCGACGCGCCGTTCGGGTTTCCCATCATCGCGGACCAAACCACCGAGATTGACCTTTTGGGCCCCAATGGCCTCGTCACTCCAGTCGAAATGCGAATGGTCACGGTCGATTGGAAGGGGCAAACGAGCTACCTGGCCTGCCTTCGCGACCTGACAGAGCGTCGAAAAGCTGAAGAAGAACGCCGTCGATTAGCCAACAAAATGCAAAACGCCCAAAAGCTGGAATGTCTCGGCATGTTGGCAGGCGGGATCGCCCATGACTTCAATAATTTGCTCATGGCCATCGTGGCCCGGGCGGGGCTGGCCCTTCGACTGCTCGGTGAAAACTCTCCTGCGAGTCAACACTTGGAACATATCAAGGACTCCGGGCTCCGCGGAGGAGAATTAGCGAATCAGATGTTGACCTATGCTGGAAAGGGGAAAGCCTGCATTCAACCCTTGGACATCTCGCAACTCATCAAGGACATGATGCACTTGCTCCGGACATCGCTGCCGAAACACATCTCGCTGACCTACGAGTTGGATCCCCACATTCCCCGCATGCAAGCCGATCATTCGCAACTCCAACAATTGTTATTGAGTATCCTCATCAACGCCTCTGAAGCGATCGGCGATACCCAGGGCAGCGTGCACATCTCGACGGGAACCGAGAAAGCCCAGATGAATCACCTCCAGGAATGGTATGTCGCGGGCGACATTCCGACCTCCCTGAGCGTATTTATCAACATCCAAGACACCGGGTCAGGCATAGACAAAGACACCATTCCAAAAATTTTTGATCCTTTTTTCTCGACGAAATTTACCGGGCGAGGCTTAGGTCTTGCGGCCTTACTCGGCATCGTTCGTTCACTCAATGGAGCTGTCGCCGTGACGAGTCAAGCCGGAGAAGGCACGCATTTTCGACTCTTTTTCCCCTCCTTGGTCCCGGAATCGACAGAACCGGCACCGGCAGAATCGCAGGATTTCCATTGGAAAGGATCAGGGACGATCCTCGTCGTCGATGATGAAGAGGATGTCCGGGAAGCGACGCAACTCATCCTCGAAGAAATCGGCTTCACCGTCATCACCGCGAATCATGGAGAGGCCGGCCTTCAAATGTACAACCGGTATCGAGGCGAGATCACGCTCATCTTACTGGACCTGACGATGCCCGGCATGAACGGCGAACAGTTCTTCCACAAGATTCGCGAGTACGACCCAGATATTCCCATCCTTCTCATGAGCGGATACAGCGAAGACGATGCGGCTAAACGATTCCAAGGCATTTCGCCGTACGAGTTCATTCAAAAACCCTATCAGATCGACGCGCTCATTCAAAAGGTTCGGTTCATCCTCGATTCCCACCAGCGCTCAGTACTGTAGCTGTCATTTCCCCTTGCAGGTACTATGTTGAAGACTGAATACGCACAAACTACACCTAAACGCTCAACCTTAAATCCCTTTCGCAGTACGCTTCGCAACAAAATCACATGGATGCTCTCTGGGATACTCCTGGGCGCGACGTTAGTTGTCCTTCACCAAACGAGACAAAGTTATTTCGCCGCACTGACTGACGCGTCCGCCAATGAGGTTCGACACAGCATTGAGAGACTGGAAGGGCTTTGGGGCAACCAAATCAACCTCATTGGAGAAGATGTCCGCTTTCTTTCCCAAACGCTTCCCATTCAAGCCATTGTTCACGCACGAAAGACCGGAGAGAGCAATCCACCAACGAAAGAGACGGCATCCGATTGGAAGAACCAGGTAGCCATGATGTTTACGGCATTCATGAAAGTCAGAAACAACTATCTTCAAATTCGATTGATCGGCATCGAAAATGATGGGAAAGAGCTCGTTCGGGTCGATCGCCAACAAGGCGCTGTTTGGAGAGTCGGAGAATCCAGTTTACAAAAAAAATGGCACCGGTCGTATATGCAGGAAACGATACGTCAACCTCCAGGAACACTCTACTATTCTCCGATCGACTTAAATCGTGAGAATGGGAGAATCAGCGTTCCCCATATACCGACTTTGAGGGTCGCCACCCCAATTCATACATCTTCCGGCGAGATTCTGGGAATATTCATCATTAACTACAACATGAACGAATTGTTTTCCCAGATGCGCGGCATGGTGCGCGCGAAACAAACGTTGTACCTCACAAACCAAACCGGTGAATACCTCATGAATCCGGACCCTAAAAAGAACTTTCTGTTCGAGTTTGGCCAATCCTACACAATGCAACAGGATTTCCCTCAATTCAAAACATGGCTGACATCCAGAATGACTCCTCAACTCCCCGCCATCTTATCCAGTACCGTCAATGATCATGTGTTCGAACTTAAAAGGCTTCCATTTCCAGACAAGAAGACTAGATACATGATCCTCGGCCTGCATGATTCGTCCGACCCTTCACTCATTCTCCTTAATACGCTCATAACGAATATTGGTTTTCTATCGGTTGCGGTTCTCTCTTTAATCTGCGTAGCGATGATCTGGCTTGCTCGTTTCATGAGTCGGAAAGAGCATGAGCTACTCTCAATCATAAACACCGCCCCGACTGGCCTTCTCATGACCAA
The genomic region above belongs to Nitrospirales bacterium and contains:
- the kaiB gene encoding circadian clock protein KaiB gives rise to the protein MKSFLKLYITGHSVKSQEAIRTLHRICHDEFREDYEIEIIDVLENPQLAEDERILATPTVVKELPPPIRRVIGDLSEREKVLMGLDLVSSSIPVLSHEKGGHVA
- a CDS encoding response regulator, giving the protein MAPHPSHHRPSEQEFRALVEHNIDGMVIIADDSRISFVNAAACRLFHRTAEELLDAPFGFPIIADQTTEIDLLGPNGLVTPVEMRMVTVDWKGQTSYLACLRDLTERRKAEEERRRLANKMQNAQKLECLGMLAGGIAHDFNNLLMAIVARAGLALRLLGENSPASQHLEHIKDSGLRGGELANQMLTYAGKGKACIQPLDISQLIKDMMHLLRTSLPKHISLTYELDPHIPRMQADHSQLQQLLLSILINASEAIGDTQGSVHISTGTEKAQMNHLQEWYVAGDIPTSLSVFINIQDTGSGIDKDTIPKIFDPFFSTKFTGRGLGLAALLGIVRSLNGAVAVTSQAGEGTHFRLFFPSLVPESTEPAPAESQDFHWKGSGTILVVDDEEDVREATQLILEEIGFTVITANHGEAGLQMYNRYRGEITLILLDLTMPGMNGEQFFHKIREYDPDIPILLMSGYSEDDAAKRFQGISPYEFIQKPYQIDALIQKVRFILDSHQRSVL
- the kaiC gene encoding circadian clock protein KaiC, whose product is MIPTGCTEIAKDPTGIPGFDLITYGGLPRNRTVLVSGTAGSAKTVLAAQFLAEGIQQFDHHGVFVTFEETPDDIRKNLVGFGWNIQEWEEEEKWCFVDASPTLNGHTVISGQFDMGALLARIEHAIGKVGAKRVSLDSIGSILGRFPDTHLVRSELLRIAAALKLLNVTALMTSERVDEYGHISRYNVEEFIADNVIILRNTLQDEKRRRTIEVLKFRGTNHQKGEYPFTVRSGEGIVILPLSAMELTQKSTTVRISSGNQDLDNMCGGGFFRDSILLITGATGCGKTLLTNVFMRAGAESQERCLLLAFEESRDQVVRNASGWGINFEEMESDGYLKVICTYPEHNNLEDHLIQIKKLIDQYQPTRLAVDSLSALHRVSSPKGFREFVVGLTSHVKAHQIASLFTSTANYGLNGNSTVTADHISTITDSIILLRYVEFFGEMHRGLTVLKMRGSYHDKQIREFTIDDYGIHIGRPFRHVTGILRGNPQHLPQSEIDRLGALFEEESS
- a CDS encoding response regulator, with translation MSYRLLLIEDDPEDVLILKRLLQETNGQAWLQTESTVEDGLLYLQSEKPDVILLDLFLPDSRGLDTFQQLHDDFASIPIIVLTGHTDEELGVEALKIGAQDFLTKGDFNSQMLGRSIRYAIERHQLKMLAKQRQDQAEAELQALFRLVKHRENQVTTEQYAEPLIEDSSPALFHHVKHQFVQTLERALEEQKYKTESQVSSNLNRIAQRLGTLHAGPRDVVNVYRAALQELTTSSQPEKARAYVEEGRMLVLRLMGEVLSYYRRHSLKHLTPAKSAEASQPLHHSSR